The following are from one region of the Meleagris gallopavo isolate NT-WF06-2002-E0010 breed Aviagen turkey brand Nicholas breeding stock chromosome 21, Turkey_5.1, whole genome shotgun sequence genome:
- the LOC116217345 gene encoding uncharacterized protein LOC116217345 translates to MDEFFEQVEEIRGFIDKISENVEEVKRKHSAILASPNPDEKTKEELEELMSDIKKTANKVRSKLKSEYTPVLLQGAGGGLVMSLRPALLNDPCCAVAVSSGMSPSQNHRMARVGKGLEDHEAPTPPPQAGPPPHLIPDQAAQSPLPPGLEHLQRQASRGSPKPPGHLLLWAVTAQSAVSPGTSVPSVFSCYPSDFSTSVSLSTLRWVPSGPTDVLQPR, encoded by the exons ATGGATGAGTTCTTTGAACAG GTGGAAGAAATACGAGGGTTCATCGATAAAATCTCAGAGAACGTGGAGGAAGTGAAGAGGAAGCATAGTGCCATTCTTGCTTCACCCAACCCTGATGAGA aaacaaaggaggagctggaagagcTCATGTCAGACATCAAAAAGACAGCGAACAAAGTGCGCTCCAAGCTAAAGAGTGAGTACACACCGGTGCTGCTGCAAGGCGCTGGGGGGGGTCTGGTGATGTCCCTGAGGCCAGCACTTCTCAATGATCCCTGTTGTGCTGTGGCAGTCAGCTCTGGTATGAgcccatcacagaatcacagaatggcccgggttggaaagGGTCTcgaggatcacgaagctccaacccctccaccacaggcagggccacctccacatttaataccagaccaggctgcccagagccccctcccgcctggccttgaacaccttcagagaCAGGCCAGCAGAGGCAGCCCCAAACCCCCTGGGCacctgctgctctgggcagtgACCGCGCAGAGCGCAGTCTCACCTGGAACATCGGTGCCCTCAGTTTTCTCCTGCTATCCAAGTGATTTTTCCACCTCCGTTTCCCTCAGCACCCTCCGGTGGGTCCCATCCGGCCCCACAGATGTGTTGCAGCCCAGGTGA
- the MKS1 gene encoding Meckel syndrome type 1 protein, with translation MPSYLAERMANVRRRRQDRKLLEASSLKSKIITWEPSEEFMKNNHVINTPVQTMYIMGDLGPYGKLGQREYEHVLCTIKVDGNGVITVKPDFTGTRGPYWIELGGQKRELWKYTIENASVQVQQEEEEREQRVFRDLYSRHREYLSSLVGSEFEMTLPGTLRLFVNGEVVSAQGYEYDNLYVHFFLELPKHWSSPAFQQLSGVTQTCATKTVGWDNVAYFCYPFTLEMFFTQEDESEDCLPQWPVLYFEVLSLDFWQRYRVEGYGSLVLPASPGLHMLTIPTWRPVELGTVAEMRRFFIGGSPELEDMTYARIPTTFKGKHLSRFGFRTETTGNVTFRLYCLQQSKAFLETSALRHRMQSVLDRLGGFSQQSSVYNVLEAFQRARRRMQEARESLPQDLISTSASSMQQPPEPRLTD, from the exons ATGCCATCATATCTGGCAGAGAGGATGGCCAATGTGAGGAGGAGAAGACAGGACCGTAAGCTACT AGAAGCGAGTTCTCTCAAGTCAAAAATCATCACCTGGGAGCCCTCAGAAGAATTTATGAAGAACAATCATGTGATTAACACTCCTGTTCAGACTATGTACATCATGGGGGACTTGGGACCTTATGGGAA GCTTGGTCAGAGGGAATATGAGCATGTTCTTTGTACAATCAAGGTGGATGGCAATGGGGTGATCACAGTGAAGCCTGACTTTACTGGCACCAGAGGACCCTACTG GATTGAGCTGGGCGGACAGAAGCGAGAGTTGTGGAAATATACCATTGAGAATGCATCTGTGCAagtgcagcaggaggaggaggagcgtGAGCAGCGTGTGTTCAGAGAT ctgTACAGTCGGCACAGAGAGTACCTCAGCAGCCTGGTAGGCTCAGAATTTGAGATG ACACTTCCTGGAACACTGCGGCTTTTTGTGAATGGAGAAGTAG tTTCAGCTCAAGGCTATGAGTATGACAACCTTtatgttcatttctttctggagcTGCCTAAAC ACTGGTCAAGCCCCGCATTTCAGCAGCTGTCAGGAGTGACTCAGACCTGTGCCACCAAGACAGTGGGCTGG GATAACGTGGCATACTTCTGCTACCCCTTCACTTTGGAGATGTTTTTTACTCAAGAGGACGAATCAGAAG ACTGTCTTCCTCAGTGGCCTGTTCTCTACTTTGAGGTTCTGTCCCTGGATTTCTGGCAGAGGTATCGTGTTGAAGGATATGGTTCTTTGGTGCTGCCAGCATCtccag GTCTCCACATGCTCACCATCCCTACCTGGCGCCCTGTAGAGCTGGGTACAGTTGCTGAGATGAGGAGATTTTTCATTGGTGGGTCTCCTGAGCTGGAAGATATGACCTACGCCAGGATACCAACAACCTTCAAG GGAAAGCATCTGAGCCGCTTTGGTTTTCGCACAGAGACAACAGGGAATGTCACGTTCCGGCTTTACTGCCTGCAGCAGTCCAA AGCCTTTCTGGAAACCAGTGCCTTGAGGCATCGCATGCAGAGTGTTCTGGACCGGCTTGGAGGCTTcagccagcagagctctgtcTACAATGTTTTGG AGGCTTTCCAGCGGGCTCGGCGCCGGATGCAGGAGGCCCGTGAGAGCCTTCCCCAGGACCTCATCAGCACCTCTGCCTCCAGCATGCAGCAGCCACCAGAACCCAGACTGACAGACTGA
- the BCL7B gene encoding B-cell CLL/lymphoma 7 protein family member B isoform X2 encodes MTGRPLDQSQGGAVGRSAGRGRGFDGSFPGPIRATSAVSGICRVWAGPVRCGRGLSPRCRTRSDAVTCREKKWVTVGDTSLRIFKWVPVADSKEKEKSKSSGGVAREPNGFPADSAANSSLLLEFQDENSNQSSLSDVYQLKVDSSPNSSPSPQQSESMSPAHTSDFRTDDSQPPTLGQETLEEPSLPSSEVADEPPTLTKEEPVPLETQVTEEEEDSGAPPLKRFCADQNSVCHTASES; translated from the exons ATGACGGGCAGGCCGTTGGACCAATCACAAGGAGGGGCGGTGGGCCGATCGGCGGGGCGGGGCCGCGGCTTCGACGGGAGTTTCCCTGGGCCTATCAGAGCCACCAGTGCTGTGAGCGGGATCTGTCGGGTGTGGGCGGGGCCCGTCAGGTGTGGGCGGGGTCTGTCGCCGCGGTGCCGGACGCGCTCTGATGCCGTGACCTGCAGGGAGAAGAAGTGGGTGACGGTGGGTGACACTTCGCTGCGGATCTTCAAATGGGTGCCGGTGGCTGACAGCAAGGAG AAAGAGAAATCCAAATCGAGTGGCGGCGTTGCACGGGAGCCCAATGGTTTCCCTGCTGACTCGGCTGCCAACTCCTCGCTGCTCCTTGAGTTCCAAG ATGAGAACAGCAACCAGAGCTCCCTGTCAGATGTCTACCAGCTCAAGGTGGACAGCAGCCCCAACTCCAGCCCCAGTCCCCAGCAGAGTGAGTCCATGAGTCCTGCCCACACATCTGACTTCCGCACGGATGACTCACAGCCACCCACACTGGGGCAGGAGACTCTGGAAG aGCCCTCTCTGCCTTCCTCAGAAGTTGCTGATGAGCCTCCCACTCTTACAAAAGAAGAGCCGGTCCCCCTTGAGACTCAG GTAACTGAAGAGGAGGAGGACTCTGGCGCACCGCCTCTGAAGAGATTTTGTGCCGATCAGAACTCTGTGTGCCACACAGCCTCGGAGAGCTAG
- the BCL7B gene encoding B-cell CLL/lymphoma 7 protein family member B isoform X1, with the protein MTGRPLDQSQGGAVGRSAGRGRGFDGSFPGPIRATSAVSGICRVWAGPVRCGRGLSPRCRTRSDAVTCREKKWVTVGDTSLRIFKWVPVADSKEKEKSKSSGGVAREPNGFPADSAANSSLLLEFQGAVSADENSNQSSLSDVYQLKVDSSPNSSPSPQQSESMSPAHTSDFRTDDSQPPTLGQETLEEPSLPSSEVADEPPTLTKEEPVPLETQVTEEEEDSGAPPLKRFCADQNSVCHTASES; encoded by the exons ATGACGGGCAGGCCGTTGGACCAATCACAAGGAGGGGCGGTGGGCCGATCGGCGGGGCGGGGCCGCGGCTTCGACGGGAGTTTCCCTGGGCCTATCAGAGCCACCAGTGCTGTGAGCGGGATCTGTCGGGTGTGGGCGGGGCCCGTCAGGTGTGGGCGGGGTCTGTCGCCGCGGTGCCGGACGCGCTCTGATGCCGTGACCTGCAGGGAGAAGAAGTGGGTGACGGTGGGTGACACTTCGCTGCGGATCTTCAAATGGGTGCCGGTGGCTGACAGCAAGGAG AAAGAGAAATCCAAATCGAGTGGCGGCGTTGCACGGGAGCCCAATGGTTTCCCTGCTGACTCGGCTGCCAACTCCTCGCTGCTCCTTGAGTTCCAAG GTGCTGTTTCTGCAGATGAGAACAGCAACCAGAGCTCCCTGTCAGATGTCTACCAGCTCAAGGTGGACAGCAGCCCCAACTCCAGCCCCAGTCCCCAGCAGAGTGAGTCCATGAGTCCTGCCCACACATCTGACTTCCGCACGGATGACTCACAGCCACCCACACTGGGGCAGGAGACTCTGGAAG aGCCCTCTCTGCCTTCCTCAGAAGTTGCTGATGAGCCTCCCACTCTTACAAAAGAAGAGCCGGTCCCCCTTGAGACTCAG GTAACTGAAGAGGAGGAGGACTCTGGCGCACCGCCTCTGAAGAGATTTTGTGCCGATCAGAACTCTGTGTGCCACACAGCCTCGGAGAGCTAG